In a genomic window of Pseudomonas putida:
- a CDS encoding carboxymuconolactone decarboxylase family protein, with protein sequence MTDNKKSGVEVRRQVMGDAFVDRALGNATEFTQPLQDFVNEHAWGGVWNREGLPLKTRSLITLAALTALKCPQELKGHVRGALNNGCTVEEIREALLHCAVYAGVPAAIDAFRAAQEVIDSYQKPE encoded by the coding sequence ATGACCGACAACAAGAAATCCGGCGTTGAAGTGCGCCGCCAAGTGATGGGCGATGCCTTCGTCGACCGCGCGCTGGGCAACGCCACCGAGTTCACCCAGCCGCTGCAGGATTTCGTCAACGAACACGCCTGGGGCGGTGTGTGGAACCGCGAAGGCCTGCCACTGAAAACCCGCAGCCTGATCACCCTTGCGGCGCTGACCGCACTGAAGTGCCCGCAGGAGCTGAAAGGTCATGTGCGTGGTGCGTTGAATAATGGCTGCACCGTGGAAGAGATCCGCGAGGCGCTGCTGCATTGCGCGGTGTACGCCGGTGTGCCGGCGGCGATCGATGCGTTTCGGGCGGCGCAGGAAGTGATCGACAGTTACCAGAAGCCCGAGTGA
- the gatC gene encoding Asp-tRNA(Asn)/Glu-tRNA(Gln) amidotransferase subunit GatC encodes MALERSDVEKIAHLACLGLNEADLPNVTSALNSILGLVDEMQAVNTDGIEPLAHPLEASQRLRADVVTETNNREAYQSIAPAVENGLYLVPKVID; translated from the coding sequence ATGGCTCTAGAACGCTCCGACGTGGAAAAAATCGCTCATCTGGCCTGCCTTGGCCTTAATGAAGCCGATCTTCCAAACGTCACTTCGGCCCTCAACAGCATTCTCGGACTGGTCGACGAAATGCAGGCCGTCAATACCGATGGTATCGAACCGCTGGCCCACCCACTGGAAGCCAGCCAGCGCCTGCGTGCGGACGTCGTGACCGAGACCAACAATCGCGAGGCCTACCAGTCCATCGCACCAGCGGTCGAAAACGGCCTGTACCTGGTTCCGAAAGTCATCGACTAA
- the mreC gene encoding rod shape-determining protein MreC yields the protein MKPLFTKGPSLGVRLLVLVVLSVALMVVDARFTLLKPVRSQMSLVLMQSYWITDLPQRLWEGVASQFGSRTELVAENEKLKSENLLLQGRMQKLASLTEQNVRLRELLNSSALVNEKVEVAELIGMDPNPFTHRIIINKGERDGVVLGQPVLDARGLMGQVVELMPYTSRVLLLTDSTHSIPVQVNRNGLRAIASGTGNPERLELRHVADTADIKEGDLLVSSGLGQRFPAGYPVATVKEVLHDTGQPFAVVRAVPTAALNRSRYLLLVFSDNRTAEERANDAAQAQEALDAQGGGPILPATVPKPALVPAAVAAPAAPAVAPAPPAAAPTTPAKPAASHSAASKPPAKPAATQPAAKPAAKPPVPAPANTGRQE from the coding sequence ATTAAACCGCTTTTCACCAAGGGTCCATCGTTGGGCGTGCGCTTGTTGGTGCTGGTCGTGCTATCGGTCGCGCTGATGGTGGTCGATGCCCGCTTCACACTGCTCAAGCCGGTGCGTAGCCAGATGTCGCTGGTGCTGATGCAGTCCTACTGGATCACCGACCTGCCGCAGCGGCTATGGGAAGGCGTGGCCAGCCAGTTTGGCAGCCGGACCGAACTCGTCGCCGAAAACGAAAAACTCAAGAGCGAAAACCTGCTGTTGCAGGGGCGCATGCAAAAGCTTGCTTCCCTGACCGAGCAGAACGTTCGCCTGCGCGAATTGCTCAATTCTTCGGCGCTGGTCAATGAAAAGGTCGAAGTAGCCGAATTGATCGGCATGGACCCCAATCCTTTCACCCATCGGATCATCATCAATAAAGGTGAGCGTGATGGTGTGGTCCTCGGTCAGCCGGTGCTCGATGCCCGGGGCCTGATGGGGCAGGTGGTCGAGCTGATGCCTTACACCTCCCGCGTCCTGCTGCTGACCGACTCCACCCACAGCATTCCGGTTCAGGTCAACCGCAACGGTCTGCGGGCGATTGCCAGCGGCACCGGCAATCCGGAACGCCTGGAACTGCGTCACGTGGCCGATACTGCCGACATCAAGGAAGGCGATCTGCTGGTCAGCTCGGGCCTGGGTCAGCGTTTCCCGGCGGGTTACCCGGTGGCCACGGTCAAGGAAGTGCTGCACGACACTGGCCAGCCATTCGCCGTTGTCCGCGCCGTGCCGACCGCTGCCCTCAATCGCAGTCGTTACCTGCTGTTGGTGTTCAGCGACAACCGCACGGCGGAAGAGCGTGCCAATGACGCCGCGCAGGCTCAGGAAGCCCTGGATGCACAGGGCGGCGGTCCGATCCTGCCGGCGACCGTGCCCAAGCCCGCGCTCGTTCCGGCTGCCGTTGCGGCGCCTGCTGCACCCGCAGTGGCTCCAGCGCCACCGGCCGCTGCGCCGACCACCCCGGCCAAGCCGGCTGCCAGCCATTCCGCTGCCTCCAAGCCGCCAGCCAAGCCTGCGGCGACGCAACCTGCTGCCAAGCCTGCGGCTAAACCGCCTGTCCCCGCGCCGGCCAACACTGGGAGACAAGAATAA
- a CDS encoding AEC family transporter: MLAIFLETLNITAPVFAMLFLGVLLKRIDWINDNFIHTASSLVFNVTMPALLFLGILHADLHAALQPALLIYFSVATLVCFAIAWGWAIFRCSREDRGIYTQGAFRGNNGVIGLALAASMYGDYGISLGAILAALVILFYNTLSTIVLAVYSPVIKSDPWSICKSVVSNPLIISVIAAAPFAYFKIGLPGWLETSGQYLAQTTLPLALICIGGTLSLAAMRKSGSMALSSSLVKMLGLPVLATLGAWLWGFRGAELGILFLYFGSPTAAASFVMARAADGNHELAAAIIVITTLMAAVTTNIGIFLLQWGGWI, translated from the coding sequence ATGCTGGCAATCTTCCTCGAAACCCTGAACATCACCGCTCCGGTGTTCGCCATGCTGTTTCTGGGGGTGTTGCTCAAGCGCATCGACTGGATCAATGACAACTTCATCCACACGGCCTCGTCCCTGGTGTTCAACGTCACCATGCCGGCGCTGCTGTTTCTCGGCATCCTGCACGCCGACCTGCATGCCGCGCTGCAACCGGCGCTGCTGATCTACTTCTCCGTCGCTACCCTCGTGTGCTTTGCCATTGCCTGGGGCTGGGCGATTTTCCGTTGCTCGCGCGAGGATCGGGGGATCTATACCCAGGGTGCATTCCGGGGCAACAACGGGGTGATTGGTCTGGCGCTCGCGGCGAGCATGTACGGTGACTACGGGATTTCCCTCGGTGCGATTCTCGCGGCGCTGGTGATCCTGTTCTACAACACGCTGTCGACCATCGTCCTGGCGGTGTACAGCCCGGTGATCAAGTCCGACCCGTGGAGCATCTGCAAGAGCGTGGTCAGCAATCCGCTGATCATCAGTGTGATTGCGGCGGCGCCTTTTGCGTATTTCAAGATCGGCTTGCCGGGGTGGCTGGAAACCTCCGGCCAGTATCTGGCGCAAACCACCTTGCCGCTGGCGCTGATTTGCATCGGCGGCACGCTGTCGCTGGCGGCAATGCGCAAAAGCGGGTCGATGGCGCTCAGTTCGAGCCTGGTTAAGATGCTTGGCTTGCCGGTACTGGCGACGTTGGGCGCGTGGCTCTGGGGGTTTCGCGGAGCAGAGTTGGGGATTTTGTTTCTGTACTTCGGCAGCCCCACCGCCGCGGCCAGTTTCGTCATGGCCCGGGCAGCAGATGGTAATCATGAGCTGGCGGCGGCGATCATTGTCATCACCACGTTGATGGCGGCGGTGACCACCAATATCGGGATCTTCTTGTTGCAGTGGGGTGGGTGGATCTAG
- a CDS encoding septal ring lytic transglycosylase RlpA family protein, whose translation MKRLLGACALLSLLAGCASTDTVDPHGYDKTGIASYYGAKHQGKRTASGERFDKNSMTAAHRKLPFGTRVKVTNLNNDKSCVVRINDRGPHTRGRLIDLSHEAAERLGMLKSGTARVRVQALDD comes from the coding sequence ATGAAACGTCTTCTCGGCGCCTGCGCCCTGCTCTCCCTGCTGGCCGGCTGTGCCAGCACCGACACCGTCGACCCGCACGGTTACGACAAGACCGGCATAGCGTCCTATTACGGCGCCAAACACCAAGGCAAACGCACCGCCAGCGGCGAGCGTTTCGACAAGAATTCCATGACCGCTGCCCATCGCAAGCTACCCTTCGGTACACGGGTGAAGGTCACCAATTTGAATAACGACAAATCCTGCGTGGTGCGCATCAACGATCGCGGGCCACACACCCGTGGCCGCCTGATCGACCTGTCCCATGAAGCCGCCGAACGCCTGGGCATGCTCAAGAGCGGCACCGCACGGGTGCGCGTGCAAGCCCTCGACGACTGA
- the gatA gene encoding Asp-tRNA(Asn)/Glu-tRNA(Gln) amidotransferase subunit GatA, with product MHQLTLAEIARGLADKKFSSEELTKALLARIAQLDPQLNSFISLTEELALSQAKAADARRANGESGALLGAPIAHKDLFCTQGIRTSCGSKMLDNFKAPYDATVVAKLAAAGAVTLGKTNMDEFAMGSANESSYYGAVKNPWNLEHVPGGSSGGSAAAVAARLLPAATGTDTGGSIRQPAALTNLTGLKPTYGRVSRWGMIAYASSLDQGGPLARTAEDCAILLQGMAGFDPNDSTSIDEPVPDYSASLNGSLQGLRIGVPKEYFGAGLDPRIAELIHNSVKELEKLGAVVKEISLPNMQHAIPAYYVIAPAEASSNLSRFDGVRFGHRCENPVNLSDLYKRSRGEGFGPEVQRRIMVGAYALSAGYYDAYYLKAQKIRRLIKNDFMAAFNEVDIILGPTTPNPAWKLGAKNSDPVAAYLEDVYTITANLAGLPGLSMPAGFVDGLPVGVQLLAPYFQEGRLLNVAHQYQLNTDWHTRTPTGF from the coding sequence ATGCATCAATTGACTCTGGCCGAGATCGCCCGCGGTCTCGCCGACAAAAAGTTTTCCTCCGAAGAGCTGACCAAGGCCCTGCTGGCGCGCATCGCCCAGCTCGACCCGCAGCTCAACAGTTTCATCAGCCTCACCGAAGAGCTGGCGCTCAGCCAGGCGAAAGCCGCTGACGCACGCCGGGCCAATGGTGAAAGCGGTGCCCTGCTCGGCGCGCCGATCGCCCACAAAGACCTGTTTTGCACCCAGGGCATCCGCACCAGCTGCGGCTCGAAGATGCTCGACAACTTCAAGGCGCCCTACGACGCCACCGTCGTCGCCAAGTTGGCCGCTGCCGGGGCCGTGACCCTGGGCAAGACCAACATGGACGAATTCGCCATGGGGTCGGCCAACGAGTCGAGCTACTACGGCGCCGTGAAAAACCCGTGGAACCTGGAACACGTACCAGGCGGTTCGTCCGGTGGTTCGGCCGCTGCGGTCGCCGCTCGTCTGTTGCCTGCCGCCACCGGCACCGACACCGGCGGATCCATTCGTCAGCCCGCCGCATTGACCAACCTCACCGGTCTGAAACCGACGTACGGTCGCGTTTCGCGCTGGGGCATGATCGCTTACGCCTCCAGCCTCGATCAGGGCGGCCCTCTGGCACGCACCGCCGAAGACTGCGCAATTTTGTTGCAAGGTATGGCCGGCTTCGATCCGAACGACTCCACCAGCATCGACGAACCCGTGCCGGACTACAGCGCCAGCCTCAACGGCTCGCTACAGGGCCTGCGCATCGGCGTGCCGAAAGAGTACTTCGGCGCCGGTCTCGACCCGCGCATCGCCGAACTGATCCACAACAGTGTCAAGGAACTGGAAAAGCTCGGCGCCGTGGTCAAGGAAATCAGCCTGCCGAACATGCAGCACGCGATCCCTGCGTATTACGTGATCGCGCCGGCGGAAGCCTCCTCCAACCTGTCGCGTTTCGACGGCGTGCGTTTCGGCCATCGCTGTGAAAACCCGGTCAACCTGAGCGACCTGTACAAGCGTTCCCGTGGCGAAGGCTTCGGCCCTGAAGTGCAGCGCCGGATCATGGTCGGTGCCTACGCGCTGTCCGCCGGTTACTACGATGCCTATTACCTGAAGGCGCAGAAGATCCGTCGCTTGATCAAGAACGACTTCATGGCTGCCTTCAATGAGGTCGACATCATCCTCGGCCCGACCACGCCGAACCCGGCCTGGAAGCTCGGCGCCAAGAACAGCGACCCGGTCGCTGCGTACCTGGAAGATGTCTACACCATCACCGCCAACCTCGCCGGTCTGCCGGGCTTGTCCATGCCAGCAGGTTTCGTCGATGGTCTGCCGGTCGGCGTGCAACTGCTCGCTCCGTATTTCCAGGAAGGTCGCCTGTTGAACGTTGCCCACCAGTATCAGTTGAACACTGACTGGCACACCCGCACCCCAACCGGCTTCTGA
- the mreB gene encoding rod shape-determining protein MreB: MFKKLRGMFSSDLSIDLGTANTLIYVRERGIVLNEPSVVAIRTHGNQKSVVAVGTEAKRMLGRTPGNIAAIRPMKDGVIADFSVCEKMLQYFINKVHENSFLQPSPRVLICVPCKSTQVERRAIRESALGAGAREVFLIEEPMAAAIGAGLPVEEARGSMVVDIGGGTTEIALISLNGVVYAESVRVGGDRFDEAIITYVRRNYGSLIGESTAERIKQEIGTAYPGGEVREVDVRGRNLAEGVPRAFTLNSNEVLEALQESLATIVQAVKSALEQSPPELASDIAERGLVLTGGGALLRDLDKLLAQETGLPVIVAEDPLTCVARGGGRALEMMDKHTMDLLSSE; this comes from the coding sequence ATGTTCAAGAAACTGCGTGGCATGTTTTCCAGCGATCTTTCCATTGACCTGGGCACTGCCAACACCCTTATTTACGTGCGCGAGCGCGGTATCGTCCTGAATGAGCCATCGGTTGTGGCCATTCGGACACACGGTAACCAGAAAAGTGTCGTTGCTGTCGGCACCGAGGCCAAGCGCATGCTGGGCCGTACGCCGGGCAATATTGCTGCCATTCGTCCGATGAAGGACGGCGTGATCGCAGACTTCAGCGTCTGCGAAAAAATGCTGCAGTACTTCATTAACAAGGTTCACGAAAACAGCTTCCTGCAGCCTAGCCCTCGCGTGTTGATCTGCGTTCCGTGCAAGTCCACCCAGGTCGAGCGTCGTGCCATCCGTGAATCGGCCCTCGGTGCCGGTGCCCGTGAAGTATTCCTGATCGAAGAGCCAATGGCTGCTGCCATCGGTGCCGGCCTGCCAGTTGAAGAAGCTCGCGGTTCGATGGTCGTGGATATCGGTGGTGGTACCACCGAAATCGCCTTGATCTCCCTGAATGGTGTGGTCTACGCCGAGTCCGTACGTGTTGGCGGCGACCGCTTCGACGAAGCGATCATCACTTATGTGCGTCGCAACTACGGCAGCCTGATCGGTGAATCCACCGCCGAGCGCATCAAGCAGGAAATCGGTACGGCCTACCCGGGCGGCGAAGTGCGTGAAGTCGACGTTCGTGGCCGTAACCTGGCAGAAGGCGTTCCACGTGCTTTCACCCTGAACTCCAACGAAGTGCTGGAGGCTCTGCAAGAGTCCCTGGCAACCATCGTTCAGGCCGTGAAGAGCGCACTGGAGCAATCGCCTCCGGAACTGGCTTCCGACATCGCCGAGCGTGGTCTGGTACTGACCGGTGGTGGCGCCTTGCTGCGTGACCTCGACAAGTTGCTGGCCCAGGAAACCGGTCTGCCGGTGATCGTCGCCGAAGACCCGTTGACCTGCGTTGCTCGCGGCGGTGGCCGTGCCCTGGAAATGATGGATAAACACACCATGGACCTGCTCTCCAGCGAATAA
- a CDS encoding calcium/sodium antiporter → MIELLSGLVLLIAGAELMVRAAVRLAARLHVRPLIIGLTIVALGSSAPQMAVSLQATLAHNADIAVGSVIGSSIFNILVTLGLSALIIPLRVSRQLVRLDIPLMIGASLLVFVLAWNEDLSRIDGIILMAALLLYLGMLLRQSQHSVRPVSSHDQSGRAPWISSLLMIVAGLGMLVYAGHLLLGAAVAVATDLGLSERIIGLTIVAVGTSLPELATSLIAALRGEREIAVGNVVGSNLFNLLGVLGVTALLAPSPLSVSPNALDFDLPVMLGVTVLCLPVFYSGYRVTRAEGLLFLSLYLAYGLHVVSFTTGMPLAGKLEHLMLFFVLPALAAFLLFTSLRAWRRQHHKRELP, encoded by the coding sequence CTGATCGAATTGCTCAGCGGGCTGGTGCTGCTGATTGCCGGCGCCGAACTGATGGTCCGCGCCGCCGTGCGTCTGGCCGCTCGCCTGCATGTGCGACCGCTGATCATCGGCCTGACCATCGTCGCCCTCGGCAGCAGCGCGCCGCAGATGGCCGTGAGCCTGCAAGCGACTTTGGCGCACAACGCCGACATCGCCGTCGGCAGCGTGATCGGCAGCAGTATTTTCAACATCCTCGTCACCCTCGGACTGTCGGCACTGATCATCCCCCTGCGGGTGTCACGGCAACTGGTGCGCCTGGACATCCCCTTGATGATCGGCGCCAGCCTGCTGGTGTTCGTGCTGGCCTGGAACGAAGACCTGAGCCGCATCGACGGCATCATCCTGATGGCGGCCCTGTTGCTGTACCTGGGCATGCTGTTGCGCCAGTCGCAGCATTCGGTGCGCCCGGTATCGAGCCATGACCAAAGCGGGCGAGCGCCCTGGATCAGTAGCCTGCTGATGATCGTCGCCGGCCTGGGAATGCTGGTGTATGCCGGGCATCTGTTGCTCGGTGCGGCAGTAGCGGTAGCCACCGACCTCGGGCTGTCGGAGCGAATCATCGGCCTGACCATCGTCGCCGTCGGTACGTCCCTGCCGGAACTCGCCACCTCGCTGATCGCCGCCTTGCGCGGCGAACGGGAAATCGCCGTGGGCAACGTGGTCGGCAGCAACCTGTTCAACCTGCTCGGCGTGCTGGGGGTGACCGCACTGCTCGCACCTTCACCGCTATCGGTATCGCCCAATGCCCTGGATTTCGACCTGCCGGTGATGCTCGGCGTCACGGTGCTGTGCCTGCCGGTTTTCTATTCCGGCTACCGGGTAACCCGTGCCGAAGGATTGCTGTTCCTGAGCTTATACCTGGCCTACGGCCTACACGTGGTGTCGTTCACCACGGGCATGCCGCTGGCCGGCAAGCTTGAACACCTGATGCTGTTTTTCGTCCTGCCGGCGCTGGCAGCGTTTCTGCTGTTCACCTCGCTGCGCGCCTGGCGTCGCCAACACCACAAGAGGGAATTGCCATGA
- the mreD gene encoding rod shape-determining protein MreD codes for MVGVKASRNGWIVWLTFAIGMLLSVSPLPQFMEILRPLWLGLLLAFWALALPQKVGMVTAWCLGLAEDVLYGTLLGQNALILTLITYLVLALQQRMRMFPMWQQSLVILVIFGLAQLVQLWLSALTGNRQPTLALVLPALVSALLWPWISFGLRGLRRRYKIN; via the coding sequence ATGGTTGGGGTAAAAGCTTCACGGAACGGCTGGATCGTCTGGCTGACCTTCGCCATCGGCATGCTGCTCAGCGTATCGCCGTTGCCGCAATTCATGGAGATCCTGCGCCCGTTGTGGCTGGGTTTGCTGCTGGCGTTCTGGGCTTTGGCCCTGCCGCAGAAAGTCGGCATGGTCACCGCATGGTGCCTGGGCCTGGCTGAGGACGTGCTTTACGGCACGCTGCTGGGCCAGAACGCATTGATCCTGACCCTCATCACTTATCTGGTACTGGCACTGCAGCAACGCATGCGAATGTTCCCGATGTGGCAGCAAAGCCTGGTGATCCTGGTGATCTTCGGCCTCGCGCAGCTGGTTCAACTCTGGTTGAGCGCCTTGACCGGCAACCGTCAGCCGACACTGGCGCTGGTATTGCCGGCACTGGTCAGCGCCTTGCTCTGGCCATGGATCAGCTTCGGTTTGCGTGGATTGCGTCGCCGCTACAAAATCAACTGA
- the gatB gene encoding Asp-tRNA(Asn)/Glu-tRNA(Gln) amidotransferase subunit GatB: MQWEVVIGLEIHTQLTTRSKIFSGSSTTFGSEPNTQASLIDLGMPGVLPVLNQEAVRMAVMFGQAIDAEIGKHNVFARKNYFYPDLPKGYQISQMELPIVGKGHLDIALEDGTVKRVGITRAHLEEDAGKSLHEEFGGATGIDLNRAGTPLLEIVSEPDMRSAKEAVAYVKAIHALVRYLGICDGNMAEGSLRCDCNVSIRPKGQAEFGTRCEIKNVNSFRFIEKAINSEIQRQIELIEDGGKVIQQTRLYDPNKDETRPMRSKEEANDYRYFPDPDLLPVVIEDSFLEEVRATLPELPPQKRERFQEQFGLSVYDASVLATSREQADYFEKVASIGGDAKLAANWVMVELGSLLNKQGLDIEQSPVSAEQLGGMLLRIKDNTISGKIAKVVFEAMANGEGSADEIIDKRGLKQVTDTGAISAVLDEMLAANAEQVEQYRAADEAKRGKMFGFFVGQAMKASKGKANPQQVNELLKSKLEG, from the coding sequence ATGCAATGGGAAGTCGTGATCGGGCTGGAGATTCATACCCAGCTCACCACCCGGTCGAAAATCTTTTCCGGTAGTTCCACCACCTTCGGCTCAGAACCGAACACCCAGGCCAGCCTGATCGACCTGGGCATGCCCGGCGTTCTGCCAGTGCTGAACCAGGAAGCGGTGCGCATGGCGGTGATGTTCGGTCAGGCGATTGACGCCGAGATCGGCAAGCACAACGTGTTCGCCCGCAAAAACTACTTCTACCCCGACCTGCCCAAGGGCTACCAGATCAGCCAGATGGAGTTGCCGATCGTCGGCAAGGGCCACCTGGACATCGCCCTGGAAGACGGCACGGTCAAACGCGTCGGCATTACCCGCGCGCACCTGGAAGAAGACGCCGGCAAGAGCCTGCACGAAGAATTCGGCGGCGCCACCGGCATCGACCTGAACCGTGCCGGCACACCGCTGCTGGAAATCGTTTCCGAGCCGGACATGCGCAGCGCCAAGGAAGCCGTGGCCTACGTCAAGGCGATCCACGCCCTGGTGCGTTACCTGGGCATCTGCGACGGCAACATGGCCGAAGGCTCGCTGCGTTGCGACTGCAACGTGTCGATCCGTCCGAAAGGCCAGGCCGAATTCGGCACCCGTTGCGAGATCAAGAACGTCAACTCGTTCCGCTTCATCGAGAAGGCGATCAACAGCGAAATCCAGCGTCAGATCGAGTTGATCGAAGACGGTGGCAAGGTGATCCAGCAGACTCGCCTGTACGATCCGAACAAGGACGAAACCCGTCCGATGCGCAGCAAAGAGGAAGCCAACGACTACCGTTACTTCCCCGATCCGGACCTGCTGCCAGTGGTCATCGAGGATTCCTTCCTCGAAGAAGTGCGCGCCACCCTGCCGGAGTTGCCGCCGCAGAAGCGTGAACGCTTCCAAGAGCAGTTCGGCCTGTCGGTCTACGACGCCAGCGTGCTGGCCACCAGCCGCGAGCAAGCCGACTACTTCGAGAAAGTCGCGAGCATCGGCGGCGACGCCAAGCTGGCGGCCAACTGGGTCATGGTCGAGCTGGGCAGCCTGCTCAACAAACAAGGCCTGGACATCGAGCAGTCGCCGGTTTCGGCCGAGCAACTGGGCGGCATGCTGCTGCGCATCAAGGACAACACCATCTCCGGCAAGATCGCCAAGGTCGTGTTCGAAGCCATGGCCAACGGTGAAGGCAGCGCAGACGAGATCATCGACAAGCGCGGCCTCAAGCAAGTGACCGACACCGGCGCCATCTCCGCCGTGCTGGACGAAATGCTCGCGGCCAACGCCGAGCAGGTCGAACAGTACCGCGCGGCAGACGAAGCCAAGCGCGGCAAGATGTTCGGTTTCTTCGTTGGCCAGGCCATGAAAGCCTCCAAGGGCAAGGCCAACCCGCAACAGGTCAACGAACTGCTCAAAAGCAAGCTCGAAGGCTGA
- the garD gene encoding galactarate dehydratase, whose amino-acid sequence MQLIEHSDSPRYICLHERDNVVIVVNDQGVPAGTAFADGLVTVDFVPQSHKVTLEDIPEGGQVIRYGQVIGYALQPIPRGSWVKEAQLRMPTAPPLDSLPLSTEVPDAQAPLEGYTFEGYRNADGTVGTRNILGITTTVQCVTGVLDHAVKRIKDELLPKYPHVDDVVALTHSYGCGVAITATDAYIPIRTVRNLARNPNLGGEALVISLGCEKLQAGQVMHEDDASVDLSEPWLYRLQDSSHGFTEMIEQIMELAETRLKKLDQRRRETVPASELILGMQCGGSDAFSGITANPALGYASDLLLRAGATVMFSEVTEVRDAIYLLTSRAKTEEVAQELVREMDWYDRYLAKGEADRSANTTPGNKKGGLSNIVEKSLGSIVKSGSSAITGVLGPGERFKEKGLIFCATPASDFVCGTLQLAAGMNLHVFTTGRGTPYGLAMAPVVKVSTRTELAQRWPDLIDIDAGRIATGRASIEELGWELFHYYLDVASGKQQTWAERHKLHNDITLFNPAPIT is encoded by the coding sequence ATGCAGTTGATTGAACATTCCGACTCGCCGCGCTACATCTGCCTGCACGAGCGGGACAATGTAGTGATCGTGGTCAACGATCAAGGCGTACCGGCCGGTACTGCGTTTGCCGATGGATTGGTCACCGTGGACTTCGTGCCACAGAGCCACAAGGTCACCCTGGAAGACATTCCCGAGGGTGGCCAGGTGATTCGCTACGGCCAGGTCATTGGCTACGCTCTGCAGCCGATTCCACGCGGCAGCTGGGTCAAGGAAGCTCAACTGCGTATGCCCACCGCGCCACCGCTGGACAGCCTGCCGCTGTCCACCGAGGTGCCGGACGCACAGGCACCACTGGAGGGTTACACCTTCGAGGGTTATCGCAACGCCGACGGTACCGTCGGCACGCGCAACATCCTCGGCATCACCACCACCGTGCAGTGCGTGACCGGGGTGCTGGACCATGCGGTCAAGCGCATCAAGGACGAACTGCTGCCCAAGTACCCGCATGTCGATGACGTGGTGGCGCTGACCCACAGTTATGGCTGTGGCGTGGCGATTACCGCCACCGACGCCTACATCCCGATTCGCACTGTGCGCAACCTCGCGCGCAACCCGAACCTGGGCGGCGAGGCGTTGGTGATCAGCTTGGGCTGCGAGAAATTGCAGGCCGGACAGGTGATGCACGAAGACGATGCGTCGGTGGATTTGAGCGAGCCATGGCTGTATCGCCTGCAGGACTCCAGCCACGGTTTTACCGAGATGATCGAACAGATCATGGAGTTGGCTGAAACCCGTCTGAAGAAGCTCGACCAGCGTCGTCGGGAAACCGTGCCGGCGTCCGAGCTGATCCTCGGCATGCAATGCGGCGGCAGCGATGCGTTTTCCGGAATCACCGCCAACCCGGCCCTGGGCTATGCCTCGGATCTGTTGCTGCGAGCCGGTGCGACGGTGATGTTTTCCGAAGTCACCGAAGTGCGCGATGCGATCTACCTGCTGACATCCCGGGCGAAAACCGAAGAAGTCGCGCAGGAGCTGGTGCGGGAAATGGACTGGTACGACCGTTACCTGGCCAAGGGCGAAGCGGATCGCAGTGCCAACACCACGCCGGGTAACAAGAAGGGCGGGCTGTCGAACATTGTCGAGAAGTCCTTGGGCTCGATCGTCAAATCCGGCAGCAGCGCGATCACCGGGGTGCTTGGCCCAGGCGAGCGCTTCAAGGAAAAAGGCCTGATCTTCTGCGCGACCCCGGCCAGCGACTTTGTCTGCGGGACCTTGCAGTTGGCGGCGGGGATGAACCTGCATGTGTTCACCACCGGTCGCGGCACGCCTTACGGGCTGGCCATGGCGCCGGTGGTGAAGGTCTCGACCCGGACCGAACTGGCACAACGTTGGCCGGACCTGATCGATATCGATGCCGGGCGCATTGCTACCGGTCGGGCGTCCATCGAGGAGCTGGGCTGGGAGTTGTTCCACTACTATCTGGACGTGGCCAGCGGCAAGCAGCAGACCTGGGCGGAGCGGCACAAGCTGCATAACGACATCACCCTGTTCAACCCGGCGCCGATCACGTAA